The following are encoded in a window of Staphylococcus piscifermentans genomic DNA:
- the dhaL gene encoding dihydroxyacetone kinase subunit DhaL: MDGLTLKKRLLNLQETFEEREDTLTELDREIGDGDHGVNMVRGFNALADALENVESVPDVLKTTGMTLMSKVGGASGPLYGFGFVKMAQVAEDEITEENLPQLLQAFSDAVAQRGKVKLNEKTMYDVIEPAREAVASGETVDISYLQQLADETYHMVATKGRAAYYKEASREHTDPGAQSSVYILNALIGDE; this comes from the coding sequence ATGGATGGCTTAACACTGAAAAAACGATTATTGAATTTACAAGAAACTTTTGAAGAAAGAGAAGATACTTTAACAGAGTTAGACCGTGAAATAGGAGACGGTGATCATGGGGTCAATATGGTAAGAGGCTTCAATGCTTTGGCCGATGCACTTGAAAATGTAGAGAGCGTGCCAGATGTATTGAAAACGACAGGCATGACATTGATGTCTAAAGTTGGAGGCGCTTCTGGCCCATTATACGGCTTTGGATTTGTCAAAATGGCACAAGTGGCTGAAGATGAAATTACAGAAGAAAACTTACCTCAGCTGCTGCAAGCATTTTCAGATGCTGTAGCTCAGCGTGGAAAAGTAAAGCTGAATGAAAAAACGATGTATGATGTGATTGAACCTGCAAGAGAAGCGGTGGCCTCAGGAGAAACCGTTGACATATCGTATCTACAACAACTAGCAGATGAAACGTATCATATGGTAGCAACGAAAGGCCGTGCTGCTTACTATAAAGAAGCATCTCGTGAACATACCGATCCAGGTGCACAAAGCAGTGTCTATATTTTAAATGCTCTGATTGGAGATGAATAG
- the dhaM gene encoding dihydroxyacetone kinase phosphoryl donor subunit DhaM: MTSIIVVSHSEEIAEGIQKLIAQMTEGVEVIPVGGSDGTIGTSFEPIQQAIEGLKDDALCFYDLGSAEMNLDMAIEMYEGDYRVEKVEAPIVEGSFLASVNISTGKDFGEVVEAVESEFR, encoded by the coding sequence ATGACCTCTATTATTGTCGTAAGTCATAGTGAAGAAATTGCGGAAGGTATACAGAAGCTGATTGCGCAAATGACAGAAGGTGTTGAAGTGATTCCAGTCGGTGGCAGTGACGGTACAATTGGAACTTCATTTGAGCCGATACAACAAGCTATTGAAGGATTGAAAGATGATGCCTTGTGCTTCTATGATTTAGGCTCAGCAGAAATGAACTTGGATATGGCAATTGAAATGTATGAAGGCGACTACCGTGTTGAAAAAGTTGAAGCACCGATAGTAGAAGGCAGTTTCTTGGCAAGCGTCAATATTTCGACTGGGAAAGACTTTGGAGAAGTAGTGGAAGCGGTCGAGAGCGAATTCAGATAA
- the galU gene encoding UTP--glucose-1-phosphate uridylyltransferase GalU: protein MIKKAIIPAAGLGTRFLPATKAMPKEMLPILDKPTIQYIVEEASAAGIEDVIIITGKHKRAIEDHFDNQKELEINLEIKGKIEKLKKTQYPTKLVNLFYVRQKEQKGLGDAILCAKQFIGNEPFAVLLGDDIVQAEKPAIKQLMEQYEKTGKSIVGVQTVPESQTYRYGIVNPVSQENNLYKVKQFVEKPELGKAPLNLAIMGRYVLSPSIFEYLESQERGAGGEIQLTDAIERMNTEESVYAYDFDGQRYDVGEKIGFIKTTIDFALNNPEMKDEIKAYIRKNIDQ, encoded by the coding sequence ATGATAAAAAAAGCAATTATTCCTGCAGCAGGTTTAGGTACGCGTTTTTTACCCGCTACAAAAGCAATGCCAAAAGAAATGTTGCCGATATTAGATAAACCGACTATTCAATACATTGTGGAAGAGGCATCTGCAGCAGGTATAGAAGATGTAATTATTATTACTGGTAAACATAAAAGAGCGATAGAAGATCATTTTGATAACCAAAAAGAATTAGAAATAAATTTAGAAATCAAAGGGAAAATCGAGAAATTAAAGAAGACGCAATACCCCACAAAGTTAGTCAATTTATTTTATGTTCGTCAAAAAGAACAAAAAGGATTGGGAGATGCAATATTATGTGCCAAACAATTTATTGGCAACGAGCCGTTTGCTGTCTTGTTAGGTGATGATATTGTTCAAGCAGAGAAACCTGCTATAAAACAATTAATGGAGCAATATGAAAAAACAGGAAAGTCGATTGTAGGCGTGCAGACAGTTCCAGAAAGTCAAACGTATAGATACGGTATTGTAAATCCTGTTTCTCAAGAAAACAATTTATATAAAGTAAAACAATTTGTGGAAAAACCCGAACTCGGTAAAGCACCGTTGAATTTAGCTATAATGGGACGTTATGTTTTATCTCCATCTATTTTTGAATACTTGGAAAGTCAAGAACGTGGTGCAGGCGGAGAAATTCAATTAACTGATGCCATTGAACGTATGAATACTGAAGAATCTGTCTATGCGTACGACTTTGATGGTCAAAGATATGATGTAGGAGAAAAAATTGGTTTTATAAAAACGACAATTGATTTTGCATTGAATAATCCTGAAATGAAGGATGAAATTAAAGCATACATTAGAAAAAACATAGATCAATAA
- a CDS encoding CDP-glycerol glycerophosphotransferase family protein, whose protein sequence is MPTEKILNEAQYELSQSYDSKYEKILAKNLGQRIIEHYNNYKNEEIESKTILYETFHGKSLTDNPYAIFKKLIHDEKFRDYQHIWVINNSEPYKDYQKIKNVKFVSVNSDGYLYYLATAKYLINNTSFPPYFLKRKEQIYLNTWHGTPLKTLGKDMKGPLNQLKNLQRNFIQADYILSPNAFTTEKLAASHNLIGIYEGEFLETGYPRIDLITETKEKDIIKKLKKYIKVNPKKKLVLYAPTWRGNVGEEKDIKKEIKDIIKNMQNNLGDGYQLLLKVHPLLFKFFKNDKELGAIFIPDFIDMCEILSVIDVLITDYSSVFFDFYVRNKPIILYTYDKEEYLKERGTYLKFEDLGCYIANSQKELNQLLQNPGNLKGCAVNEFVEWQDGTATDKVIKALFYGTQNLDYAKKISNIKKNVLIFVDEFNGKDFEKKITFINNISRKENNIIVLTKDKLKYEEENQLKQLIGIKLFFRFGKLNVGKELWTEYMLLMEQQNVHLNQSKLEQISTNEIHRLLGYIEINKIYNLSNDKFWKNILGNFPIASKLKFQYLEKNDLQSIEEDEFFFNKNENRRFEHFISFEAGSLAIKNNNKDIQFIYSKTEKENAKSAILEKYNNYFIPIVSNSINTQYIMVKQNILNEDFILIDVANKSIEEVMSFYYKFNENKSDRAARLILINVSHNLIDEINQEIHERDIVMPVLKEEADLYHLARKSKFYFVLEDLKDAFYKVVCALQNGIDVKVCDESYINKTLKLDIEYVDNWESFLPLFKKYDLVSSSNKETRTDERVEILNV, encoded by the coding sequence TTGCCGACAGAAAAGATATTAAATGAAGCTCAATACGAACTTTCTCAATCATATGATAGTAAATATGAAAAGATTTTAGCGAAAAATTTAGGACAAAGAATTATAGAACATTATAATAATTATAAAAATGAGGAAATAGAATCAAAAACAATTCTTTATGAGACATTTCATGGGAAAAGTCTAACAGATAATCCTTATGCTATTTTTAAAAAGTTAATTCATGATGAAAAGTTTAGAGACTATCAACATATATGGGTTATTAATAATTCAGAACCATACAAAGACTATCAAAAAATTAAAAATGTTAAATTTGTAAGTGTAAATTCAGATGGGTATTTATATTACCTAGCTACTGCAAAATACTTAATCAATAATACTTCTTTTCCGCCTTACTTTTTAAAAAGAAAGGAACAAATATATTTAAACACTTGGCACGGTACACCTTTAAAAACTCTCGGAAAAGATATGAAAGGACCATTAAATCAGCTTAAAAATCTTCAGAGAAACTTTATTCAAGCAGATTATATTTTATCTCCTAATGCGTTCACAACTGAAAAGTTGGCAGCTTCTCATAATTTAATAGGTATTTATGAGGGAGAGTTTTTAGAAACAGGATATCCTAGAATAGATTTAATCACTGAGACTAAAGAAAAAGATATTATTAAAAAATTAAAAAAGTACATTAAAGTAAATCCGAAGAAAAAATTGGTTTTATATGCGCCTACATGGAGAGGAAATGTAGGGGAAGAAAAAGATATAAAAAAAGAAATCAAAGATATTATAAAAAACATGCAAAATAATTTAGGAGATGGATATCAACTTCTTCTGAAAGTTCATCCTCTGTTATTTAAATTCTTTAAAAATGACAAGGAATTAGGAGCAATTTTCATTCCAGATTTTATCGACATGTGTGAAATACTTTCTGTAATTGATGTGTTGATAACTGATTATTCAAGTGTCTTCTTTGATTTTTATGTCAGAAATAAACCTATCATTTTATATACTTATGATAAAGAAGAATATTTAAAAGAACGTGGAACATATTTAAAATTCGAAGATTTAGGTTGTTATATTGCTAATAGTCAAAAAGAATTAAATCAATTACTGCAGAATCCTGGAAATCTAAAAGGTTGTGCTGTAAATGAATTTGTTGAATGGCAAGATGGTACTGCTACTGATAAAGTCATAAAAGCTTTGTTTTATGGAACACAAAATCTTGATTATGCTAAAAAAATAAGTAATATCAAAAAGAACGTACTTATATTTGTAGACGAGTTTAACGGAAAAGACTTTGAGAAAAAAATTACATTCATCAACAATATTTCTAGAAAAGAGAATAATATTATTGTCCTGACAAAAGATAAGTTGAAATACGAAGAAGAGAATCAATTAAAACAGCTTATAGGTATAAAATTATTCTTTAGATTTGGCAAATTAAATGTTGGAAAAGAATTGTGGACTGAATATATGCTTTTAATGGAGCAGCAAAACGTTCATTTGAATCAGAGTAAGTTAGAGCAAATTTCTACAAACGAAATCCATAGATTGCTTGGTTATATTGAGATTAATAAGATATATAACTTAAGTAATGATAAGTTCTGGAAAAATATTTTAGGTAATTTCCCAATTGCCAGTAAATTAAAATTTCAATACTTGGAAAAGAATGATTTACAGTCCATTGAGGAAGATGAATTCTTCTTTAACAAAAACGAAAATAGAAGATTTGAACACTTTATTTCTTTTGAAGCTGGATCATTAGCAATTAAGAATAATAACAAAGATATTCAATTTATTTATAGTAAAACTGAAAAAGAGAATGCTAAGTCAGCAATCTTAGAGAAATATAATAATTACTTTATTCCAATAGTATCAAATTCTATTAACACTCAGTATATTATGGTTAAACAGAATATCTTAAATGAAGATTTTATTTTAATAGATGTTGCAAATAAATCAATTGAAGAAGTAATGAGTTTTTATTATAAATTTAACGAAAATAAATCTGACAGAGCAGCAAGACTCATTCTAATAAATGTAAGCCATAATTTAATTGATGAAATTAATCAAGAGATACATGAAAGAGACATAGTAATGCCTGTACTTAAAGAGGAAGCGGATTTATATCATCTTGCTCGTAAATCAAAATTTTATTTTGTTTTAGAGGATTTAAAGGATGCTTTTTATAAAGTAGTTTGTGCGCTTCAAAATGGCATCGATGTAAAAGTCTGTGATGAAAGTTATATTAATAAAACATTGAAGCTAGATATTGAATACGTTGATAATTGGGAATCATTTTTACCACTTTTTAAGAAATATGATTTAGTATCTTCTAGCAACAAAGAAACAAGAACTGATGAAAGAGTGGAGATATTGAATGTCTAA
- a CDS encoding glycosyltransferase, giving the protein MSKLSSLKKILLKQKQELEKPIVKYKREKNFKNAVDFTNLFNHKPLKKNQIVLAIEKLPAQQELILIKSLKQKYPHKKIYIAIKKLGEIDEIPDEYKDYNFIGFNDAAFLNLLVTSKYIISYTILPTYFIRDKRQILIQTSDDFSWKIDDNNQFDKRKIRIQHSLFQASHLLFKTENEVEKYTSLFNINGIFEGHVYSNANFYVRQENRKRYPSFILLNNIYSTSQLSDILSKADEVLSDYYIVAHQDVYNYYSEIEELDYLLVSPNIENEALNFNEADIMSDKETDLIGKENMYYQIDEEGELYFMHTEQRLCQLNFDIMFNIIDGKEKDYFKINNGKQNIIMYCGGFQPNGITSSAINLSHSIDYDKYNLIVIDKGQVNSVMEYNMERINPRANLVFRIGQSNTTFNEYRKNQFITQRRGYRGFLGTEDFKNFYNRELRRMLGDIHLDIAVDFSGYVPFWTAMFAFANINKKVIYQHNDLLAETKKKIKGQYKHKYILPRVFSLYQFYDKILSVSEPLKELNAKNLKKYAHYHQFDFVNNIINFNDILAKLNNQNRELIISNETEEIYLLKEMKDVSIVEIEDKKDEGIKLVTIGRLSPEKDHSKLFYAIKKFKDNNPKINIQLEVLGSGVLYSELQALILELGLQKCVHLLGQVNNPYQYLERCDCFILSSNHEGQPMVLLEALSIGKPIIATDITGNRSVLEGTHGLLVENSIDGLVEGLEKFAHHEVQDNHEFDINEYNDAAIQMFYNKISD; this is encoded by the coding sequence ATGTCTAAGTTAAGTTCATTAAAGAAGATTTTGCTTAAACAAAAACAAGAATTAGAAAAACCTATAGTTAAATATAAAAGAGAAAAAAACTTTAAGAATGCTGTTGATTTCACCAACCTTTTCAACCATAAACCTTTAAAGAAAAATCAAATAGTGTTAGCTATTGAGAAATTGCCGGCTCAGCAAGAATTAATTCTTATAAAGAGTTTGAAACAAAAATATCCACATAAAAAAATCTATATTGCTATAAAAAAATTAGGTGAGATAGACGAAATACCTGACGAGTATAAAGATTATAACTTTATAGGATTTAATGATGCGGCATTTCTAAATTTGTTAGTAACAAGTAAGTATATTATTTCGTATACAATATTACCTACTTACTTTATCAGAGATAAAAGACAAATTTTAATTCAAACTTCTGATGATTTCTCTTGGAAAATCGATGATAATAACCAATTTGATAAAAGAAAAATTCGTATCCAACATTCATTATTCCAAGCATCACACTTATTATTCAAAACAGAAAACGAAGTAGAAAAATACACTTCGTTATTTAATATCAATGGCATATTTGAAGGTCATGTATATAGCAATGCCAATTTTTATGTTAGACAAGAGAATAGAAAAAGATATCCAAGCTTCATCCTATTAAATAATATCTACTCTACTTCTCAACTCAGTGATATATTAAGTAAAGCAGACGAAGTACTGTCTGATTATTATATTGTCGCACATCAGGATGTATATAATTATTATTCAGAAATTGAAGAATTAGATTATCTACTGGTCTCTCCAAATATTGAAAATGAAGCGTTGAATTTCAATGAAGCAGATATCATGTCTGATAAAGAAACAGATCTTATTGGAAAAGAAAATATGTACTATCAAATTGACGAAGAGGGTGAGCTCTATTTTATGCATACAGAGCAGCGTCTGTGTCAATTAAATTTCGATATTATGTTTAATATTATAGATGGTAAAGAGAAAGATTATTTTAAAATAAATAATGGTAAACAAAATATCATTATGTATTGCGGAGGCTTTCAGCCAAACGGTATTACTTCTTCTGCAATCAATTTATCGCACTCTATCGATTATGATAAGTATAATTTGATAGTTATAGACAAAGGCCAAGTAAATAGTGTAATGGAATATAATATGGAGAGAATTAATCCTAGAGCAAATTTAGTATTTAGAATTGGTCAAAGTAATACTACTTTTAATGAATACCGTAAAAATCAATTTATTACTCAAAGAAGAGGTTATAGAGGATTTTTAGGAACAGAAGATTTTAAAAACTTTTATAATAGAGAACTTAGAAGAATGCTAGGGGATATTCATTTAGACATCGCAGTAGACTTTAGCGGTTATGTACCATTTTGGACAGCCATGTTTGCTTTTGCAAATATAAATAAAAAAGTAATTTATCAACACAATGATTTGCTAGCTGAAACAAAGAAAAAGATAAAGGGGCAATATAAGCATAAATACATCTTGCCAAGAGTATTTTCACTATATCAATTTTACGACAAAATCCTTTCAGTTTCTGAACCACTTAAAGAACTTAATGCAAAAAATTTAAAGAAGTATGCTCACTATCATCAGTTCGACTTTGTAAATAATATTATTAATTTTAATGATATATTAGCAAAATTGAATAACCAAAATAGAGAACTTATCATATCAAATGAAACTGAAGAAATTTATCTGTTAAAAGAAATGAAAGATGTTTCAATCGTCGAAATTGAAGATAAAAAAGATGAAGGAATTAAATTAGTAACGATTGGCCGTTTGTCGCCTGAAAAAGACCATAGCAAGTTATTTTACGCTATTAAAAAATTTAAAGATAATAATCCAAAGATAAATATACAATTGGAAGTTTTAGGGTCAGGAGTATTATATTCTGAATTACAAGCACTTATCTTGGAATTAGGATTACAAAAATGCGTTCATTTATTAGGACAAGTCAATAACCCTTATCAATATTTAGAACGTTGTGACTGTTTCATTCTTTCTTCAAATCACGAAGGACAACCAATGGTGTTACTAGAAGCACTTTCTATCGGAAAACCTATTATAGCAACAGATATTACAGGAAATAGAAGTGTACTAGAAGGTACACATGGTTTGCTAGTCGAAAATTCAATAGACGGGTTGGTCGAGGGATTAGAGAAGTTTGCTCATCATGAAGTACAGGATAATCACGAATTTGATATCAATGAGTATAATGATGCTGCAATTCAAATGTTTTACAACAAAATTAGTGATTAA
- a CDS encoding glycosyltransferase, with product MKKLVPIVFLHNIKKVNGGLHKAAYHRINTLSKVYKRAIIFTYGFDPEFQELCKYHKEVGNIAENVEIYNLYENNNADSSTQKYEKNPNYTYFADAKQKNTYRVFDEKGRYHYYLRLHEDGTANFKDVFTTPWKRYLKEIYGQNGKVRKAIYMDDRNKPSFNVLYSNEGKPVVSSSLHKDNFRPVNYFCHLNERQYTDEISMGVDVLKEFIKDIPHPLLFIEKREHVKPFNRIKGANIKKIYILHNNHLDTPFTDIHKFSPSVDDLFESIENDEIDKLVVLTKEQQEDINKIKHIEDKIKVISHHQPKLTKFMEKLPENKDPLIISLARYHNAKNLPEAIDIVKEVVKKIPKVRFEIYGYGPDKEKLQKQIDDAGLKDNIFLKGHVNNTIDRLKQAKLYLSTSNYEGFPLALLESLACGVPIVSYNTKYGPIEIIRENKDGFVIDKLSNDRIKQAAEKVIQILQMPENEYKKMQKNALEITKRQHEKKINKLWLELLDELS from the coding sequence ATGAAAAAATTAGTACCTATTGTATTTTTACACAATATTAAGAAAGTTAACGGAGGACTTCATAAAGCTGCGTATCACCGAATTAATACGTTATCTAAAGTTTATAAAAGAGCGATTATTTTCACATACGGGTTTGATCCTGAATTTCAAGAACTATGTAAATATCATAAAGAAGTTGGTAATATAGCAGAAAATGTAGAAATATATAATTTATATGAGAATAATAATGCAGATTCTTCTACACAAAAATATGAGAAAAATCCTAATTATACTTATTTTGCTGATGCTAAGCAAAAAAATACTTATAGAGTTTTTGATGAAAAGGGAAGATATCATTACTATTTAAGATTACATGAGGATGGTACGGCTAATTTCAAAGATGTTTTTACCACACCTTGGAAGCGTTATTTAAAAGAAATTTATGGTCAAAATGGAAAAGTAAGAAAAGCAATTTATATGGATGATAGAAACAAACCATCATTCAATGTTTTATATTCAAACGAAGGCAAACCAGTGGTATCATCATCTTTGCACAAAGATAACTTTAGACCAGTAAATTATTTCTGTCATTTAAATGAACGACAATATACTGATGAAATATCAATGGGAGTAGATGTACTTAAAGAATTTATAAAAGATATCCCTCATCCATTGTTATTTATTGAAAAAAGAGAACACGTAAAACCGTTCAACAGAATAAAAGGTGCCAACATTAAAAAGATTTATATACTGCATAATAATCATTTAGATACACCATTTACTGATATTCATAAATTTTCTCCTTCAGTAGATGACTTATTTGAAAGTATAGAAAATGATGAAATCGATAAATTAGTAGTATTAACTAAAGAGCAACAAGAAGATATCAACAAAATCAAACACATTGAAGATAAAATAAAGGTGATTTCACATCATCAACCTAAATTAACGAAGTTCATGGAAAAATTACCTGAGAATAAAGATCCATTAATTATTTCATTAGCAAGATATCATAATGCTAAAAACTTACCTGAAGCGATTGACATCGTGAAAGAGGTTGTCAAAAAAATACCTAAAGTTAGGTTTGAAATTTACGGTTATGGACCAGATAAAGAAAAACTTCAAAAACAAATCGATGATGCAGGATTAAAAGACAATATCTTTTTAAAAGGGCATGTTAACAATACTATCGATAGACTTAAACAAGCAAAATTATACTTATCTACATCTAACTATGAAGGCTTCCCATTAGCTTTACTTGAGTCGCTTGCTTGTGGTGTTCCAATTGTTTCTTATAATACCAAGTATGGACCAATTGAAATAATTCGAGAAAATAAAGATGGCTTTGTAATCGATAAATTAAGTAATGATAGAATAAAGCAAGCTGCAGAAAAAGTAATTCAAATTCTGCAAATGCCAGAAAACGAATACAAAAAAATGCAGAAAAATGCGTTAGAAATTACAAAACGTCAACATGAGAAAAAGATAAACAAACTATGGTTAGAATTGTTAGATGAATTAAGCTGA
- a CDS encoding glycosyltransferase, whose translation MIYTITSTLPKFHAGRTKALLKRIDFIQDKLKRKQTILTTNYDPNYRDVYQSFEERGLLKSNIPIINLYEWLSDYNVYNIRKTKFKKQKIYKPQPIRISNYEEKEDEKRNAIRYYDKDTGKYLMYRQFFPESDIIKFEDYFVDGVRHKIERHEFNMYGYLHRISNFSRKLNKKIEDQFYDLDGNIYCRRFFNEDENNRINSILVYKNGRVEKGFNNEKDLFTYFFDHIFEDGDTVFDDARLLDKSLLDCNKKVKPIMVLHNTHLEGNKIKGSYRTALFNSDKVFKYIVLTHHQKEDIQSELDIPDDKFAVIPHFIEKSKAAKSEKKNRFIYMGRFAPEKQIPHIIEAYKIFKDKGYATKLVLFGAGIGEERQAIEKLIQDYHLEDDVTIEAFTENPLEAFRESKASLLTSRREGFGLTVMESINEGCPVIAYDVKYGPREIIENGKNGYIVEVDNIQGVADAMVSVIEHPLQHVKTKKTLTEKAAIKNFKQLFKEIDNSKP comes from the coding sequence ATGATATATACAATCACTTCTACTTTGCCGAAGTTCCATGCAGGGAGAACTAAAGCACTTTTGAAGCGGATAGATTTTATTCAAGATAAATTAAAGAGAAAGCAAACAATTCTTACGACTAACTATGATCCGAATTATCGAGATGTTTATCAATCGTTTGAAGAGAGAGGATTATTGAAAAGCAATATTCCAATCATTAATCTTTATGAATGGCTTTCAGATTATAATGTTTATAACATTCGTAAAACTAAATTTAAGAAACAAAAAATTTATAAACCACAGCCGATTAGAATTTCCAATTATGAAGAGAAAGAAGACGAAAAACGGAATGCTATAAGATATTACGATAAAGATACTGGCAAGTATTTAATGTATCGCCAATTCTTTCCAGAATCTGACATCATTAAATTTGAAGATTACTTTGTGGATGGTGTGAGACATAAAATTGAACGTCATGAATTTAATATGTATGGTTATTTACATCGAATCAGTAATTTTTCGCGTAAGTTAAATAAGAAAATTGAAGACCAATTTTATGATTTAGATGGCAATATTTATTGTCGGAGATTCTTTAATGAGGATGAAAATAATCGAATAAACTCTATATTAGTCTATAAAAATGGACGTGTAGAAAAAGGATTCAACAATGAAAAAGATTTATTTACTTATTTCTTTGATCATATTTTTGAAGATGGAGACACTGTCTTTGATGATGCAAGATTATTAGATAAATCATTATTGGATTGCAATAAAAAAGTGAAACCGATTATGGTTTTACATAATACACATTTGGAGGGCAATAAGATTAAAGGTTCATATCGAACAGCTTTATTTAATTCAGATAAAGTATTTAAATATATTGTCCTTACACATCATCAAAAAGAAGATATCCAAAGTGAACTCGATATTCCTGACGATAAATTTGCTGTTATACCGCATTTTATAGAAAAATCTAAAGCAGCAAAAAGCGAGAAGAAGAATCGTTTTATTTATATGGGACGTTTTGCACCAGAAAAACAAATTCCGCATATTATAGAAGCTTATAAAATTTTTAAAGATAAAGGTTATGCTACCAAATTAGTTTTATTTGGAGCAGGAATCGGAGAGGAACGCCAGGCTATTGAGAAGTTGATTCAAGATTATCATCTCGAGGATGATGTAACTATCGAAGCTTTCACTGAGAACCCTTTAGAAGCGTTCAGAGAATCAAAGGCTTCCTTGCTGACAAGCCGACGTGAAGGCTTCGGACTTACTGTAATGGAAAGTATAAACGAAGGTTGTCCGGTGATTGCTTACGATGTGAAATATGGTCCGAGAGAAATTATTGAAAATGGCAAAAATGGCTATATTGTAGAAGTGGATAATATTCAAGGTGTTGCTGATGCGATGGTTTCGGTTATCGAGCATCCGCTTCAACATGTTAAAACTAAAAAGACTTTAACAGAAAAAGCCGCTATAAAAAACTTTAAACAACTCTTTAAAGAAATAGACAACTCGAAACCGTAA